In Thalassoglobus sp. JC818, one DNA window encodes the following:
- the guaB gene encoding IMP dehydrogenase, whose product MHDRILETGVTFDDVLLVPAYSELMPGEVNVSSKLTRNIQVSLPIVSSPMDTVTESEMAIAMAQEGGIGIIHKNLSIAQQALEVDRVKRSENGVIVDPLTLPPTARVSEAIEIMDSRNIGGVPITDPSGKLKGILTRRDLRFLDSGETLVEEVMTKEKLITAREDTNLKDAERILRENRVEKLLLVDDDYQLKGLITIKDIDKNLRFPWANKDPRGRLRVGAAVGVHDIERAEQLIQSGVDVLVVDSAHGHSKNVIETVQEIKRRWGIDVIAGNIATYDGAKALLDAGADAIKVGIGPGSICTTRIISGVGVPQLTAVASAARAVQGTDVPIIADGGIRYSGDMTKALAAGGFTVMLGGLLAGLDESPGEMILYQGRRFKRYRGMGSLGAMVKGSSERYRQSLTEDEGRGTPKLVPEGVEGRVPYKGPLTSLLYQLVGGLRAGMGYLGVRSIEELRTKAQFLRVSAATVRENHPHDIAITQEAPNYTTEHSTGDLN is encoded by the coding sequence ATGCACGACCGAATTCTAGAAACTGGAGTGACCTTCGACGACGTTCTGCTTGTCCCGGCCTACAGCGAACTGATGCCCGGAGAAGTGAATGTCTCTTCAAAGTTGACTCGGAACATTCAGGTCAGTCTGCCGATCGTTTCCAGTCCCATGGACACAGTCACCGAGAGCGAAATGGCGATCGCCATGGCTCAGGAAGGTGGGATCGGAATCATTCACAAGAATCTCTCCATCGCGCAGCAAGCACTCGAAGTTGATCGAGTCAAGAGAAGCGAAAACGGCGTCATCGTCGACCCACTCACGTTGCCGCCCACAGCCCGAGTTTCGGAAGCCATCGAGATCATGGACTCTCGAAACATCGGCGGCGTTCCGATCACAGATCCTTCGGGAAAGCTGAAGGGAATCCTGACTCGCCGCGATCTGCGATTTCTCGATTCCGGAGAAACACTCGTCGAAGAGGTGATGACAAAAGAAAAGTTGATCACCGCCCGCGAAGACACCAACCTCAAAGATGCTGAGAGAATTCTGCGAGAGAATCGCGTCGAGAAACTTCTTCTCGTCGACGATGACTATCAGCTCAAGGGTCTGATCACCATCAAAGACATTGACAAGAACCTGCGATTCCCGTGGGCGAACAAAGATCCTCGCGGCCGCCTTCGAGTTGGGGCAGCCGTGGGCGTTCATGACATCGAGCGGGCTGAACAACTTATCCAGTCCGGAGTCGATGTGCTGGTTGTGGACAGCGCTCACGGGCACTCAAAAAATGTGATCGAAACAGTCCAGGAAATTAAGAGACGATGGGGAATTGACGTCATCGCGGGAAACATCGCGACATACGATGGAGCCAAAGCACTCCTCGACGCTGGAGCCGACGCAATCAAAGTTGGTATTGGCCCCGGTTCAATTTGTACGACGAGAATTATTTCCGGCGTTGGTGTTCCCCAGCTGACTGCTGTCGCCAGTGCAGCCCGAGCTGTTCAGGGAACGGACGTTCCGATCATCGCCGACGGCGGCATCCGTTACAGCGGCGACATGACTAAAGCTCTTGCTGCTGGTGGATTTACGGTCATGCTGGGAGGTCTTCTTGCGGGACTCGACGAGAGCCCTGGCGAGATGATTCTCTATCAAGGACGCCGCTTCAAACGCTATCGCGGAATGGGTTCTCTGGGAGCGATGGTGAAAGGGAGTAGTGAACGATATCGGCAAAGCCTGACTGAAGATGAAGGACGCGGAACGCCGAAACTAGTACCAGAAGGTGTCGAGGGGCGCGTTCCGTACAAAGGCCCCCTCACAAGCCTGCTGTATCAACTCGTAGGGGGGCTACGAGCTGGGATGGGATATCTCGGTGTTCGTTCGATTGAAGAATTGCGAACGAAAGCCCAATTCCTTCGAGTGTCAGCGGCAACGGTAAGGGAGAACCATCCGCATGACATTGCCATCACGCAAGAAGCGCCAAACTATACGACCGAGCATTCAACCGGTGACCTCAATTAG
- a CDS encoding zinc ribbon domain-containing protein — protein MPTFEYHCTQCDQEIEVLVRSNEKPACPNCSSKKLERLISAPAGRVSGNSFPVLGDSCPPPEAGPCNPHCCRLPQ, from the coding sequence ATGCCAACTTTCGAATATCACTGCACACAATGTGACCAAGAGATTGAAGTGCTGGTTCGCTCCAACGAAAAGCCCGCCTGTCCCAATTGCAGCAGCAAGAAGCTGGAACGTCTAATCAGCGCCCCAGCTGGCAGAGTGTCAGGCAACAGCTTTCCAGTCCTCGGAGACAGCTGCCCTCCGCCGGAAGCGGGTCCTTGTAACCCACACTGCTGTAGACTCCCGCAATAG
- a CDS encoding cysteine desulfurase family protein: MDWKRHKLEYAGEMIYLDNNATTPVAPEVLEEMTRVSRVAYGNPGSRHSAGRKARQVLEDSREMIAEIIDCSSDEVVFTSGGTEASNLAIAGLAAGRKGTIILPPAEHPATEEAVKRLTKLGSRKHRLQLNDRGQLVQDSLTAAPWDDAILATALLAHNETGTVLDLGPMSEYCERNGVPFHVDAVQAVGKIPVSFRDLKATTMSIASQKFCGPRGIGALIVKDGTRVIPQSLGGHQEQGRRAGTECVALAAGMAKAMQIFHQHMDEHIAHLRSLRDRFEIGLAKQCEPFVVNGCIEHRLPNTLHAAFPGCNADALLVALDLAGICCSHGSACASGSSEPAPILLAMQLPSEIYSSSLRFSIGPQNTIDEIEEAVQIISETVQRLRS, from the coding sequence ATGGACTGGAAGCGGCACAAGCTCGAATACGCTGGTGAGATGATTTATCTGGACAATAACGCGACAACTCCGGTCGCTCCGGAAGTGCTTGAAGAGATGACGCGCGTCTCTCGGGTGGCTTACGGAAATCCGGGAAGTCGACACTCTGCCGGTCGCAAGGCTCGGCAGGTTCTCGAAGACTCTCGAGAAATGATCGCCGAGATCATCGACTGCTCTTCAGATGAAGTCGTTTTCACGAGTGGCGGAACCGAAGCTTCCAATCTGGCCATTGCTGGCTTAGCTGCCGGACGAAAAGGCACGATCATTCTGCCTCCAGCGGAGCACCCAGCGACTGAAGAGGCGGTCAAACGCCTGACGAAATTGGGATCGCGAAAGCATCGGTTGCAATTGAATGACCGAGGCCAACTTGTACAGGATTCGCTGACCGCGGCTCCGTGGGATGATGCGATTCTCGCCACGGCGCTTCTGGCGCACAACGAAACCGGAACCGTTCTCGATCTTGGACCGATGAGCGAATACTGCGAACGGAATGGCGTTCCGTTTCATGTCGATGCGGTGCAAGCGGTCGGTAAGATTCCCGTGTCGTTTCGAGATCTTAAAGCGACGACGATGTCAATCGCGTCTCAAAAGTTCTGCGGACCGCGCGGGATCGGGGCGCTCATTGTCAAAGATGGAACTCGTGTCATTCCGCAATCGCTGGGAGGGCATCAGGAACAGGGACGACGCGCCGGAACAGAATGTGTCGCACTTGCCGCTGGTATGGCGAAGGCGATGCAAATCTTTCATCAACATATGGACGAACACATCGCCCACTTGCGGTCTCTTCGCGATCGTTTCGAGATAGGACTTGCGAAACAGTGCGAACCGTTTGTTGTGAACGGATGCATCGAGCACCGACTCCCAAACACTCTGCACGCTGCTTTTCCCGGATGCAACGCAGATGCTTTACTCGTCGCACTCGACCTGGCTGGGATCTGCTGTTCGCATGGCAGTGCATGTGCCAGTGGATCTTCAGAACCAGCTCCGATTCTTCTCGCGATGCAGCTTCCTTCGGAGATCTACAGCTCATCACTTCGGTTTTCGATTGGTCCGCAAAATACCATCGACGAGATCGAAGAAGCTGTTCAGATCATTAGCGAGACTGTTCAACGACTCCGCAGTTGA
- the rsmA gene encoding 16S rRNA (adenine(1518)-N(6)/adenine(1519)-N(6))-dimethyltransferase RsmA, producing MSDTERQTRSHLMRKFQEHGFHPRTHLGQNFLIDLNIIEFVVRNAELNSNDLVLEIGAGTGGMTTFMAREAGHVISVEVDRDMHLLASDAIAPYDNVTLIRQDALKNKNTFAPEIIEEINRRLNESPEMSLKLVANLPYSIATPVISNLVATEIPWSRMVVTIQYELGLRMQARPKQSHYGALSVWLQSQCDVEMLKQLGPTVFWPRPKVDSAIMKIVPNEKHREKIHDRAFFQDFIRRLFGFRRKFMRSVLVGMYRKQLTKQDVDDLLSEMDLSPTLRAEQLDVPTLVALGNRFQTRLTSPE from the coding sequence ATGTCTGATACGGAACGTCAAACACGATCTCATCTCATGCGGAAGTTTCAGGAGCACGGGTTTCACCCCCGGACTCACCTGGGACAAAACTTTCTGATTGACCTGAACATCATCGAGTTCGTGGTTCGAAACGCGGAACTGAACTCGAACGACCTCGTGCTAGAGATCGGAGCAGGTACGGGTGGGATGACCACCTTTATGGCTCGTGAAGCAGGACATGTCATCTCGGTCGAAGTGGACCGTGACATGCATCTGCTCGCTTCCGATGCGATCGCACCGTACGACAACGTCACGCTGATTCGTCAGGATGCACTCAAGAATAAGAATACATTTGCACCTGAGATCATTGAGGAAATCAACCGTCGATTGAATGAGTCGCCGGAAATGTCACTCAAACTCGTGGCGAATCTTCCGTACAGCATTGCCACGCCGGTCATTTCCAATCTCGTGGCGACAGAGATCCCTTGGTCCAGAATGGTGGTGACGATTCAGTACGAGCTTGGATTGCGAATGCAGGCTCGCCCTAAACAATCGCACTACGGAGCACTTTCTGTCTGGCTGCAATCTCAGTGCGACGTCGAGATGTTGAAGCAACTCGGCCCGACTGTTTTCTGGCCGCGTCCGAAAGTCGATTCCGCGATCATGAAGATCGTCCCGAACGAGAAACACCGCGAGAAAATCCACGACCGGGCCTTCTTTCAGGATTTCATCAGAAGACTGTTCGGCTTTCGCAGAAAGTTTATGCGAAGCGTCCTCGTGGGGATGTATCGAAAACAGCTGACAAAGCAGGACGTCGATGACTTGCTGTCAGAGATGGACTTGTCCCCAACATTAAGAGCGGAACAACTCGACGTTCCAACGCTTGTCGCTCTGGGAAATCGGTTCCAGACACGACTCACATCGCCGGAATAA
- a CDS encoding sigma-70 family RNA polymerase sigma factor: MNGQPMTPNRSLTDEYDILVDAGSQSSDARLVEETKKGNKQAFGELVQRYERRLMRVIGRFVFDLDLIDDLAQETFIRAYERLDQFDPSRRFSPWLFRIGVNLALDLHRRRKRRVWTIMFTDRSADRWIENPEADPRNVRDLQLEVQAVIREIPEKYRTVLILRDMENFSTSEIAAILDRKEATVRWRLAEARNRFQELWEKRQKQEAE; the protein is encoded by the coding sequence ATGAACGGGCAGCCCATGACTCCGAATCGATCACTGACCGACGAATATGACATTCTGGTGGATGCCGGATCGCAATCGAGTGATGCTCGGTTGGTGGAAGAAACGAAAAAAGGGAACAAGCAGGCGTTCGGCGAACTCGTTCAGAGATACGAACGCCGACTGATGCGTGTGATTGGCCGCTTCGTTTTCGACCTCGATTTAATCGACGATTTGGCTCAGGAAACCTTTATCCGAGCATACGAGCGATTGGACCAATTCGATCCCTCACGACGATTTTCGCCGTGGCTGTTTCGAATTGGAGTCAATCTGGCACTCGACCTGCACCGTCGACGAAAACGTCGAGTGTGGACAATCATGTTCACGGATCGATCAGCCGATCGATGGATTGAGAACCCTGAAGCAGATCCGCGAAACGTCCGTGATCTGCAGTTAGAAGTTCAGGCGGTCATTCGAGAGATTCCTGAGAAGTACCGAACGGTTCTGATTCTGAGAGATATGGAAAACTTCTCGACGTCAGAAATCGCTGCGATCCTCGACCGGAAGGAAGCGACAGTTCGCTGGAGGTTGGCCGAAGCACGGAACCGATTTCAGGAGCTTTGGGAAAAGAGACAAAAGCAAGAAGCGGAGTGA
- a CDS encoding PQQ-binding-like beta-propeller repeat protein, with translation MPRFFQFLQYSAAFSLLVTVCSAQDYDSVAAAQEEISKMDVGSGDWPQWGGWSHKNNVSAQTGILTEFDVEAGDGVIWSTPLGSQTYGNVVVANGNIYVGTNNHHGYLARFPKSVDLGVLLCIDEKTGEFKWQHSSQKLSTGRVHDWPDQGICAAPYAEGDRVWFVSSRGEVVCLDAEGFLDGENDGPFTAEGNENKDEADILWKYDMMGKLSVSQHNMCNCSIACIGDVLFVNTSNGVDESHVNIPSPNAASFIAMNRDTGEVLWTDNSPGLNILHGQWSSPSYAVIDGQAMVFFGGGDGWLYAFDPAGDGNGGAKLLWKFDSNPKDSMYSVSGRSERNHLIGTPVIYDGLVYIGVGEDPEHGEGNGHLWCIDPTKRGDVSPTLAVDKDGNEIDFKNDGTRRLQKIHPDQGESVKENPNSAVVWHYTGDDTNGDGDIEFEEEMHRTCGTVAIKDDLLYIADFSGIFHCLDAKTGKSYWNYDMFSAAWGSPLIVDEKVYIGDEDGDIAVFTHGKEMELLAENLMDSSVYSTPVVANGVLYITTKDTLYAIGEK, from the coding sequence ATGCCCCGCTTCTTTCAGTTTCTGCAGTACTCGGCTGCATTCAGCTTGTTGGTGACGGTCTGCTCTGCCCAGGATTACGATTCTGTTGCAGCTGCCCAGGAAGAGATTTCAAAGATGGACGTTGGGTCAGGCGACTGGCCTCAATGGGGTGGATGGAGCCACAAGAACAACGTCTCCGCGCAGACCGGAATCCTGACTGAGTTTGACGTGGAAGCCGGTGACGGAGTCATCTGGTCAACACCACTCGGCTCACAAACGTACGGAAACGTCGTTGTTGCCAACGGAAACATCTACGTCGGAACGAACAACCACCACGGATATCTTGCTCGCTTTCCAAAATCGGTCGACCTCGGTGTGCTGCTGTGCATCGATGAGAAAACAGGGGAATTCAAGTGGCAACACTCCAGCCAGAAACTCTCCACCGGTCGTGTTCACGACTGGCCAGATCAGGGAATCTGTGCTGCCCCTTACGCAGAAGGTGATCGCGTCTGGTTTGTGAGCAGCCGCGGAGAAGTCGTCTGCCTCGATGCAGAAGGTTTCCTCGACGGAGAAAATGACGGCCCCTTCACAGCTGAAGGAAACGAGAACAAAGACGAAGCCGACATTCTCTGGAAATATGACATGATGGGCAAACTGAGCGTGTCACAGCACAACATGTGTAACTGCTCAATTGCCTGCATCGGCGATGTTCTCTTCGTGAACACCTCGAACGGTGTCGATGAATCTCACGTCAATATTCCCTCGCCAAACGCTGCCAGCTTCATTGCGATGAATCGCGACACCGGCGAAGTCCTGTGGACCGACAATTCTCCCGGCCTCAACATCCTTCACGGACAGTGGTCATCTCCTTCCTATGCAGTCATCGACGGCCAGGCGATGGTCTTCTTCGGTGGTGGTGATGGCTGGCTCTACGCATTCGACCCAGCCGGAGATGGGAATGGTGGTGCAAAGCTGCTCTGGAAATTCGACAGCAACCCAAAAGACTCGATGTACTCAGTCAGCGGTCGAAGCGAACGCAATCACCTCATTGGAACTCCAGTCATTTACGATGGCCTCGTTTACATCGGAGTCGGTGAAGACCCTGAACACGGGGAAGGAAACGGTCACCTGTGGTGTATCGATCCCACCAAACGTGGCGACGTCAGCCCGACCCTTGCTGTTGACAAAGATGGCAACGAAATCGACTTCAAAAACGATGGAACTCGCCGACTGCAGAAAATTCATCCCGATCAGGGAGAGTCGGTCAAAGAGAACCCAAACTCCGCTGTTGTCTGGCACTACACCGGTGACGATACCAACGGCGACGGGGACATCGAGTTCGAAGAAGAGATGCACCGCACATGTGGAACAGTCGCCATCAAAGATGACCTGCTCTACATCGCTGACTTCTCCGGAATCTTCCACTGCCTCGATGCGAAAACCGGAAAGTCCTACTGGAACTACGACATGTTCTCCGCTGCCTGGGGTTCCCCATTGATCGTGGACGAGAAAGTCTACATCGGTGACGAAGACGGCGACATCGCTGTCTTCACTCACGGCAAAGAGATGGAACTGCTCGCAGAAAACCTGATGGACAGCTCGGTCTACAGTACTCCAGTCGTCGCAAACGGTGTTCTTTACATCACCACGAAAGACACGTTGTACGCGATCGGTGAAAAGTAA
- a CDS encoding PQQ-binding-like beta-propeller repeat protein encodes MDNPLFTRSIAILLTFFLACELDTFAGDWPQWRGPMRNGHSEEELPVGSELILPTVWETSVGTGMSSLVVSQNRLVTIGNVDDHDIVQCLDATTGDSLWQHRYPEPLDPNLFEGGPTSTPLIVDGTVYTISRQGKIFALGLESGLVQWEFDVLEELELNVPTWGFSGSPLQYGETVIFNVGSHGLALNRQSGEIVWQSNNDEDAGYTSPTIFESGGKDYCLIVSGKTFNVVRPESGEVVASERWITRYGINAADPIVLDEEHILLSSGYGKGTALFQFDDEELSQLWRNRDLRIQMSPGVLVDGIVYGIDGDAGNESALVCLNPMTGDAYWKETIPGPASLLVAENAIGMLGESGLWTQFRNSKEGFESLGESEVNSTRCWTPPVLAHGRLYTRNANGRIVCSDVQVSAAEGQ; translated from the coding sequence ATGGACAACCCTCTCTTCACTCGAAGCATTGCCATTTTGCTCACTTTTTTTCTGGCGTGTGAGTTGGACACCTTCGCTGGAGACTGGCCGCAATGGCGCGGACCGATGCGAAACGGGCATTCTGAAGAAGAACTCCCTGTTGGCTCAGAGCTGATACTGCCCACGGTTTGGGAAACTTCGGTGGGGACTGGCATGTCGTCGCTGGTGGTCAGCCAAAACCGTCTCGTGACAATCGGGAACGTGGATGACCATGACATTGTGCAATGTCTCGATGCAACAACTGGCGATTCTCTGTGGCAGCACCGATACCCGGAACCGTTGGACCCGAACCTGTTCGAAGGCGGACCGACGTCGACGCCGCTCATCGTTGACGGGACTGTCTACACGATTAGCCGACAGGGGAAGATCTTTGCTCTCGGATTAGAGAGTGGCCTCGTTCAGTGGGAGTTTGATGTCCTCGAAGAACTCGAACTGAACGTTCCCACCTGGGGATTTTCCGGGTCTCCGCTTCAGTACGGGGAAACAGTGATTTTCAACGTGGGCAGCCACGGACTGGCTTTGAATCGTCAAAGCGGCGAAATCGTCTGGCAATCGAACAACGATGAAGACGCTGGTTACACATCGCCCACAATCTTCGAGTCCGGCGGGAAAGATTATTGCTTGATCGTTTCCGGGAAGACGTTCAACGTCGTTCGCCCGGAGTCTGGAGAAGTGGTCGCCTCGGAACGCTGGATCACGCGCTACGGAATCAACGCAGCCGATCCGATCGTGCTCGACGAGGAACATATTCTTCTCTCCTCCGGATACGGAAAGGGGACTGCTTTGTTCCAGTTTGACGACGAAGAGCTTTCACAACTCTGGAGAAATCGCGATCTTCGCATCCAGATGAGCCCGGGTGTTCTCGTGGACGGAATCGTTTATGGAATTGACGGTGATGCTGGAAATGAGTCCGCCCTGGTGTGTTTGAATCCAATGACTGGAGACGCCTACTGGAAAGAAACCATTCCCGGACCTGCCAGCTTGCTGGTCGCTGAGAACGCGATCGGGATGCTCGGAGAATCGGGTTTGTGGACCCAGTTTCGCAACAGTAAGGAGGGTTTTGAGTCTCTCGGAGAGAGCGAAGTGAACTCGACGAGATGTTGGACTCCACCGGTTCTCGCTCATGGACGGCTTTACACACGGAATGCAAACGGCAGAATCGTCTGTTCAGATGTGCAGGTTTCTGCTGCGGAAGGCCAGTAG
- a CDS encoding riboflavin synthase translates to MFTGLVEAIGTVISTEPDGPGIVLSISPQSEMRDLESVEIGDSISINGCCLTVIRNDGESLWFQAGSETLSKTNLGEFEVGTPVNLERSLRPTDRMGGHFVQGHIDGTGLIDAIETEGEWVNMWFRVPQHLTGQMVAKGSIAVDGISLTLVNVEADRFSVALIPHTLEVTTLGRRKVGDRVNIETDIVGKYMEKMLTGAVK, encoded by the coding sequence ATGTTTACCGGATTGGTTGAAGCAATCGGAACTGTCATCTCAACAGAACCTGACGGACCGGGAATTGTCCTCTCGATCTCGCCTCAATCTGAAATGCGCGATCTCGAGTCTGTTGAAATCGGCGACAGCATTTCTATCAATGGATGTTGCCTGACTGTGATTCGAAACGACGGGGAGAGCCTGTGGTTTCAAGCAGGCTCGGAAACCCTGTCGAAGACGAATTTGGGCGAATTCGAAGTCGGAACTCCAGTTAATCTCGAACGTTCGCTAAGACCAACGGATCGCATGGGCGGACATTTCGTACAAGGGCACATCGACGGAACCGGCCTCATTGATGCGATTGAGACAGAAGGCGAATGGGTCAACATGTGGTTCCGTGTTCCGCAGCATCTCACCGGACAAATGGTGGCTAAGGGATCAATCGCGGTCGACGGGATCTCTCTGACTCTGGTGAATGTCGAAGCGGATCGCTTTAGCGTGGCACTCATTCCTCACACACTGGAAGTGACGACGCTCGGTCGACGGAAAGTCGGAGATCGAGTGAACATCGAAACGGATATTGTCGGGAAGTATATGGAAAAAATGCTGACAGGAGCCGTGAAATAA
- the fabF gene encoding beta-ketoacyl-ACP synthase II, with protein MRRRVVITGMGCVTPVGNDVESTWTSLKEGRSGIDFITHFDASGFPTKFASEVKNFNLGDYISNPERFHYSGRNIRFAIGAAVQAMKCSGLEEGSYDPTRFGVYLGAGEGQQDFFLFMQLIANAQKNGEFDMEHFTREGLERLNPNEEREQEPNMPAGHLASLFNAQGPNLNSLTACAASSQAIGEATEIIRQGDADIMMSGGSHSMIHPFGVTGFNLLTALSTRNDDPQAASRPFDKDRDGFVLGEGSGILILEELEHAQKRGAEILGEVLGYGSTADAYRITDIHPEGRGGTACIKMALKDAGKNTDEIDYINAHGTSTAVNDKVETLAIKQALGQDAYDTPVSSTKSMMGHLIAAAGSAEAIVCLLSMRDNILPPTINYTTPDPNCDLDYVPNTTREKPVTTTLSNSFGFGGQNISLILSRFNG; from the coding sequence ATGCGTAGACGTGTAGTCATTACCGGAATGGGTTGTGTGACTCCAGTTGGAAATGATGTGGAGTCGACATGGACCTCGCTCAAAGAGGGCCGTAGCGGCATCGACTTTATTACGCACTTCGATGCGAGCGGTTTCCCGACGAAGTTTGCCTCAGAGGTCAAAAACTTCAATCTCGGTGATTACATCTCAAATCCGGAACGCTTCCACTACAGCGGACGAAATATTCGCTTTGCGATCGGAGCTGCCGTACAGGCAATGAAATGTTCCGGGCTGGAAGAAGGCAGCTACGACCCCACAAGATTTGGAGTTTATCTTGGAGCAGGTGAAGGACAGCAGGACTTCTTCCTGTTCATGCAGCTGATTGCGAATGCTCAGAAGAACGGTGAGTTCGACATGGAGCATTTCACGCGAGAAGGGTTGGAACGACTCAACCCGAATGAAGAACGGGAGCAGGAACCAAACATGCCGGCCGGTCACCTGGCGAGTTTGTTCAATGCACAAGGTCCCAATCTCAACAGTTTGACAGCATGTGCCGCCTCCAGTCAGGCCATCGGTGAAGCGACTGAAATCATCCGTCAGGGAGATGCGGACATCATGATGTCCGGAGGATCACACAGCATGATCCATCCATTCGGTGTGACGGGCTTCAACTTGCTGACTGCCCTTTCAACTCGAAATGACGATCCTCAAGCTGCCTCGCGACCATTCGACAAAGATCGCGATGGATTCGTCCTCGGTGAAGGGTCGGGAATTCTAATCCTCGAAGAACTCGAACATGCCCAAAAACGTGGGGCTGAGATTCTGGGCGAAGTTCTTGGATACGGTTCAACCGCAGACGCTTACCGCATCACCGACATTCATCCAGAGGGTCGAGGCGGAACGGCCTGCATCAAGATGGCTTTGAAAGACGCTGGCAAAAACACCGACGAGATCGACTACATCAACGCTCACGGAACGAGCACGGCTGTGAACGATAAAGTCGAGACTCTGGCGATTAAGCAGGCACTCGGCCAGGATGCCTACGACACACCCGTTTCCAGCACCAAGAGCATGATGGGCCATCTCATCGCAGCTGCTGGAAGTGCGGAAGCGATTGTCTGCCTGCTTTCGATGCGAGACAACATCCTTCCCCCCACGATCAACTACACGACTCCCGACCCGAACTGCGATTTGGATTACGTTCCAAATACGACTCGGGAAAAGCCTGTCACGACGACATTGTCCAACAGCTTCGGATTCGGCGGACAAAACATCTCGCTGATTCTTTCCAGATTCAACGGGTGA